One Halarsenatibacter silvermanii genomic window carries:
- a CDS encoding nucleotidyltransferase family protein, with product MELTSDMKKVIKDVLKKHGITKAGVYGSYARGEAAAGDSDIDLIVELSEKNLFALASLKRDLEEELGTEVDIITYNGLKKFARKEDFKERVLAEQEILL from the coding sequence ATGGAATTAACATCTGATATGAAGAAAGTTATTAAGGATGTATTAAAAAAACATGGAATAACTAAAGCAGGGGTATATGGTTCATATGCTCGTGGGGAAGCAGCTGCCGGGGATAGTGATATTGATTTAATAGTGGAATTGTCGGAAAAAAACTTATTTGCTTTGGCCTCCTTAAAACGTGATTTAGAAGAAGAACTGGGGACAGAAGTCGACATAATAACTTATAATGGTTTGAAAAAGTTTGCCCGAAAAGAAGATTTTAAGGAAAGAGTTCTGGCAGAACAGGAGATATTGTTATGA
- a CDS encoding HepT-like ribonuclease domain-containing protein, which yields MIGDRDADALEDILYSIDLLKKYSAGLSEEKFYKNQEKQDLIVHRLEIIGEASSRISDEIKDKYDDIPWEDMINMRNILIHQYDNIFLDIVWKTLKEKIPEVEEEILGIKEEEDF from the coding sequence ATGATTGGTGATAGAGATGCAGATGCTTTGGAGGACATTTTATATAGTATTGACCTGTTAAAAAAATATTCTGCCGGACTTTCGGAAGAGAAATTTTATAAAAATCAGGAAAAGCAGGATCTAATAGTTCATCGGCTTGAAATTATCGGAGAAGCCAGCAGTCGTATAAGTGATGAAATTAAAGATAAATATGATGATATACCCTGGGAAGATATGATCAATATGAGAAATATTCTAATACATCAGTATGATAATATTTTTCTTGATATAGTCTGGAAAACTTTAAAGGAAAAGATTCCTGAAGTTGAAGAAGAAATTCTTGGCATAAAAGAAGAAGAGGATTTTTAA